One stretch of Tepiditoga spiralis DNA includes these proteins:
- the gcvPB gene encoding aminomethyl-transferring glycine dehydrogenase subunit GcvPB — MKLIFEKSTKGRKGFRLPRLDVPKQELPKNLLRQEKAELPEVFEMDVVRHFESLEKINHSIDRGFYPLGSCTMKYNPFINEEMASLSGFVNLHPYVEEKDAQGALELMYNLQKSLGEITGMDAVTLQPAAGAHGELTGMLIIRKYIEDKGLTHKTKVIVPDSAHGTNPASATMAGFKAVEVKSTDKGRVDIEEYKKLMDDDVAAIMLTNPNTVGLFESDILEIAKLAHEHGALLYYDGANLNAIMGMVRPGDMGFDVVHMNLHKTFSTPHGMGGPGSGPVGVKEYLKDYLPKPIVEKNENGLYELNYDIPKSIGRVRSLYGNFLVLVRAYTYISTMGSDGLKKSSEYAVLNANYMRVKLMNSMKMAYDEICKHEFVVEGTFLKEYGLKTTDFAKRMLDYGIHPSTIYFPLIVKEAMMFEPTETESKETLDEVIEVMLKIVDEAKNTPEKLHNAPFTTPVRRLDELKANKDIKVKY; from the coding sequence GTTAGACACTTTGAAAGTCTTGAAAAAATAAACCATTCTATTGATAGAGGATTTTATCCATTAGGATCTTGTACAATGAAATATAACCCTTTTATAAATGAAGAAATGGCATCTTTGAGTGGCTTTGTTAATTTACATCCTTATGTTGAAGAAAAAGATGCTCAAGGCGCTTTAGAATTGATGTACAATCTTCAAAAAAGTCTTGGTGAAATAACTGGAATGGATGCAGTTACATTGCAACCTGCTGCTGGAGCACATGGTGAGTTAACGGGTATGCTCATAATTAGGAAATATATAGAAGATAAAGGTTTAACACACAAAACAAAGGTAATTGTTCCAGATTCAGCACATGGAACCAATCCAGCATCAGCAACTATGGCTGGTTTTAAAGCTGTTGAAGTTAAGTCAACAGATAAAGGTAGAGTTGATATTGAAGAATATAAAAAATTAATGGACGATGATGTTGCAGCAATAATGCTTACAAATCCTAATACAGTAGGATTATTTGAATCTGATATTCTTGAAATAGCAAAACTTGCTCATGAACATGGAGCTTTATTGTACTATGATGGAGCAAATTTAAATGCAATAATGGGAATGGTAAGACCTGGAGATATGGGATTTGATGTTGTTCATATGAATTTACATAAAACTTTTTCAACTCCACACGGCATGGGTGGACCGGGAAGTGGTCCAGTTGGTGTAAAAGAATATTTAAAAGATTACTTACCAAAGCCAATAGTTGAAAAAAATGAGAATGGATTATATGAATTAAACTATGATATTCCAAAAAGTATTGGAAGAGTTAGAAGTTTATATGGAAACTTTCTTGTTTTAGTAAGAGCATATACATACATTTCAACAATGGGTAGTGATGGTCTAAAAAAATCAAGTGAATATGCAGTTTTAAATGCTAATTATATGCGTGTAAAACTTATGAATTCAATGAAAATGGCTTATGATGAAATATGTAAACATGAATTTGTTGTTGAAGGAACCTTTTTAAAGGAATATGGATTAAAAACTACAGATTTTGCCAAAAGAATGCTTGATTATGGAATTCATCCATCAACAATTTATTTTCCTTTAATTGTAAAGGAAGCAATGATGTTTGAGCCAACAGAAACAGAAAGTAAAGAAACTTTAGACGAAGTAATTGAAGTAATGTTAAAAATAGTAGATGAAGCAAAAAATACTCCAGAAAAATTACACAATGCACCTTTTACAACTCCTGTAAGGAGATTAGATGAATTAAAAGCAAATAAAGATATTAAAGTAAAATATTAA
- a CDS encoding Fur family transcriptional regulator, producing the protein MFKTREQIVETLKRNKIHPTPNRVLIAEIILNATNHPSTDEIHLTLTKRGKNISFTSVYNIIKVLQKANLIKELKYSERSRFDPNLKPHSHFICEICGKVYDVDGEQNISVPNEIMGMKVNEVEVIYRGICNNCKSN; encoded by the coding sequence ATGTTTAAAACAAGAGAGCAAATAGTCGAAACTTTAAAAAGAAACAAAATACACCCTACGCCAAATAGAGTTTTAATTGCAGAAATTATTTTAAATGCAACTAACCATCCATCTACTGATGAAATACACCTTACTTTAACGAAAAGAGGAAAAAATATCTCTTTTACATCCGTTTATAATATAATTAAAGTTTTACAAAAAGCTAATTTAATAAAGGAATTAAAATATTCCGAAAGAAGTCGATTTGATCCAAACTTAAAACCACATTCTCATTTTATTTGTGAGATATGCGGAAAAGTTTATGATGTAGATGGCGAACAAAATATTTCTGTTCCAAATGAAATAATGGGTATGAAGGTAAATGAAGTAGAAGTCATCTATAGAGGAATTTGTAATAATTGTAAATCTAATTAA
- the pfkA gene encoding 6-phosphofructokinase yields MKRIGLITSGGDAPGMNAAIRSVVRTAESKGIEVYAFLRGYAGILDKEYKVLKFSDVGGIMEKGGTILRTARVLEFKLPEVRKEAADILRELKIEALVVIGGEGSLTGAKLLMEEQDIPVVGIPGSIDNDIPQTDMCIGVDTCLNTTIEAMQKLKDTASSHERAFIVEVMGRGSGYIALMSALSVGAEAVIIPETPVDFKAIAERIWEERQRGKVNSIIVVAEGAASAYTVARHLENRIGFETRITILGHIVRGGSPSAFDRILASRMGYEAIKSIVEGEYGVMIALSRSNMIRVPIESVLSEKKELDMEILKLAKILS; encoded by the coding sequence ATAAAAAGAATAGGGTTAATAACTAGTGGTGGCGATGCTCCAGGAATGAATGCGGCTATTAGATCTGTTGTTAGAACTGCAGAGTCAAAAGGTATAGAGGTATATGCTTTTTTAAGAGGGTATGCAGGAATTTTAGATAAAGAATACAAAGTTTTAAAATTTTCTGATGTTGGTGGAATAATGGAAAAAGGAGGAACAATATTAAGAACAGCGAGAGTTCTAGAGTTTAAACTTCCAGAAGTTAGAAAAGAAGCGGCTGATATTTTAAGGGAATTAAAAATTGAAGCATTAGTTGTTATTGGAGGAGAAGGAAGTTTAACTGGAGCAAAACTTTTAATGGAAGAACAAGATATACCTGTTGTGGGGATACCTGGTTCAATAGATAATGATATTCCACAAACGGACATGTGCATTGGAGTAGATACTTGTTTAAATACAACTATTGAAGCTATGCAAAAATTAAAAGATACAGCTTCTTCTCATGAAAGAGCATTTATTGTTGAAGTTATGGGAAGAGGATCTGGATATATAGCACTAATGTCAGCTCTTTCAGTTGGTGCTGAAGCAGTTATAATTCCAGAAACACCTGTTGATTTTAAAGCAATAGCAGAAAGAATATGGGAAGAAAGGCAAAGAGGTAAGGTTAATAGCATAATAGTTGTTGCTGAGGGTGCAGCAAGTGCTTATACAGTTGCAAGACATTTAGAAAACAGAATAGGTTTTGAAACAAGAATAACTATACTTGGACATATAGTAAGAGGTGGATCTCCAAGTGCTTTTGATAGGATATTAGCTTCTAGAATGGGATATGAAGCTATTAAATCAATTGTTGAAGGAGAGTATGGAGTTATGATAGCTCTTTCAAGAAGTAATATGATAAGAGTACCTATTGAATCGGTTCTTTCTGAAAAAAAAGAATTAGATATGGAAATATTAAAACTAGCTAAGATTTTGTCATAA
- the pyk gene encoding pyruvate kinase, whose translation MITLKKTRIVCTLGPVTESEEILGELMDIGMNVARLNTSHGDPEEHFTRVQRVQKIRKAKGIPIAILLDLEGPKMRTTNFKTDEVELIEGNEFILTSEDIVGDETIVGLTYKRLPEDVKSGDLILLNDGKVKLEVIESNGIQIRTKIINGGIVTHRRGINVPGVDIQLPGLTEKDKSYIEYGVKWNVDYMAQSFVRKADDIRETKEILAKLGAPDMPVIAKIETLQALDNLEEIIDAADGVMVARGDLGVEIPVQQVPVVQKRIISMANAKSKPVITATQMLETMIENPVPTRAEATDIANAIMDGTDAVMLSAETSVGKHPLEAVKVMSNIAIETEKYLWKYSRMFNFVTTEGKDEVTNAITKSAVEMAIELNIHTIVATTYRGYTVRALSRFRKDLNIIAASPREETFNRMALVWGVTPVIMTKFIDTDSMLENVSNIVKSLNLNKKGDKIIVTAGIPYGFAGTTNLIKVHEV comes from the coding sequence GTGATAACTTTGAAAAAAACAAGAATAGTTTGTACACTTGGACCTGTAACAGAAAGCGAAGAAATTCTTGGTGAATTAATGGATATTGGTATGAATGTTGCCAGACTCAATACATCTCATGGAGATCCCGAAGAACACTTTACAAGAGTTCAAAGAGTTCAAAAAATCAGAAAGGCAAAAGGAATACCAATTGCAATTCTTTTGGATCTTGAAGGTCCAAAAATGAGAACTACTAACTTTAAAACAGATGAAGTTGAATTAATTGAAGGAAATGAATTTATTTTAACTTCAGAAGATATAGTAGGTGATGAAACGATAGTTGGTTTAACTTATAAAAGACTTCCAGAAGATGTTAAAAGTGGAGATTTAATACTTTTAAATGATGGGAAAGTTAAACTTGAAGTTATAGAATCTAATGGAATACAAATAAGAACAAAAATAATAAATGGAGGTATTGTAACTCATAGAAGAGGAATAAATGTTCCAGGAGTAGATATACAACTTCCAGGATTAACAGAAAAAGATAAGTCTTATATTGAATATGGAGTAAAATGGAATGTAGATTATATGGCTCAATCTTTTGTAAGAAAAGCAGATGATATAAGAGAAACAAAAGAAATTCTTGCAAAATTAGGAGCACCTGATATGCCAGTAATAGCGAAAATAGAGACTCTACAAGCATTGGATAATTTAGAAGAAATAATTGATGCAGCAGATGGTGTAATGGTTGCAAGAGGTGATCTTGGGGTTGAAATACCAGTTCAACAAGTTCCCGTTGTTCAAAAAAGAATTATTTCTATGGCAAATGCAAAAAGTAAACCAGTAATTACTGCAACACAGATGCTTGAAACGATGATAGAAAATCCAGTTCCCACAAGAGCAGAAGCAACAGATATTGCAAATGCAATAATGGATGGAACTGATGCGGTCATGCTTTCAGCCGAAACATCTGTTGGTAAGCATCCTTTAGAGGCAGTAAAAGTAATGTCAAATATTGCAATTGAAACAGAAAAATATCTTTGGAAATATTCTAGAATGTTTAATTTTGTTACTACTGAGGGAAAAGATGAAGTAACTAATGCAATAACAAAATCTGCAGTTGAAATGGCAATTGAATTAAATATACATACAATTGTTGCGACAACATATAGAGGATATACAGTAAGAGCTCTTTCTAGATTTAGAAAAGATTTAAATATTATTGCAGCCTCACCAAGAGAAGAAACATTTAATAGAATGGCTCTTGTTTGGGGAGTAACTCCTGTTATAATGACAAAATTTATAGATACTGATTCAATGTTGGAAAATGTTTCTAATATTGTAAAATCATTGAATTTAAATAAAAAAGGAGATAAGATAATTGTTACTGCAGGAATTCCATATGGATTTGCTGGAACAACTAATCTAATAAAAGTGCACGAAGTTTAA
- the hslU gene encoding ATP-dependent protease ATPase subunit HslU, producing the protein MVLDKLTPKEIVAQLNKYIIGQNIAKKQVSIALRNRIRRLKLEENMRKEVIPKNILMIGPTGVGKTEIARRLAQIAKAPFIKVEATRFTEVGYVGKNVESMIKELMDVSVNLVRTEMMEKVEELAKKMVEQRIVEALVPASKKQNSNANFMEMFQMFNQQGNYQNQKKETIEEPEIKRRREEIYEQLKKGELENIEIEIELEEDSTPMFAGMGSEFEDMGMQIGEMFSNLMPKKKKKRKMKVSEARKILQPIEAEKLIDKEKMIQEGIERAQSRGIIFIDEIDKITAKGSGAGPDVSREGVQRDLLPIVEGTNVMTKYGQVKTDYILFIAAGAFHMAKPSDLIPELQGRFPVRVELQDLTEDDFIKILVEPENAIIKQYKALLLTDDVELEFSEDGIKEIAKISFELNEKVENIGARRLYTVVEKVLEEVSYEAPSSTAWKVVVNSEYVKAKLGDIVKDENLREYVL; encoded by the coding sequence ATGGTTTTGGATAAATTAACACCAAAAGAAATAGTAGCACAATTAAATAAATATATTATAGGACAAAATATAGCAAAAAAACAAGTTTCAATAGCATTGAGAAACAGAATTAGAAGATTGAAATTAGAAGAAAATATGAGAAAAGAAGTGATACCTAAAAATATATTAATGATAGGACCAACTGGAGTAGGTAAAACCGAAATAGCAAGAAGACTGGCTCAAATTGCAAAAGCTCCATTTATAAAGGTTGAAGCTACAAGATTTACAGAGGTTGGGTATGTTGGTAAAAATGTGGAAAGTATGATAAAAGAATTAATGGATGTTTCAGTTAATCTTGTTAGAACTGAAATGATGGAAAAAGTTGAAGAATTAGCAAAAAAAATGGTTGAACAAAGAATTGTGGAAGCTTTAGTTCCTGCATCAAAAAAGCAAAATTCAAATGCTAATTTTATGGAAATGTTTCAAATGTTTAATCAACAAGGAAATTATCAAAATCAAAAAAAAGAAACTATTGAAGAACCAGAAATAAAAAGAAGAAGAGAAGAAATTTATGAACAGTTAAAAAAGGGTGAATTAGAAAATATAGAAATAGAAATTGAATTGGAAGAAGATTCAACACCAATGTTTGCAGGAATGGGATCAGAATTTGAAGACATGGGAATGCAAATTGGTGAAATGTTTTCAAATTTAATGCCAAAGAAAAAGAAAAAAAGAAAGATGAAAGTTTCAGAAGCAAGAAAAATATTACAACCAATAGAAGCGGAAAAATTGATAGATAAAGAAAAAATGATACAAGAAGGCATTGAAAGGGCTCAAAGCAGAGGAATAATATTTATAGATGAAATAGATAAAATAACAGCAAAAGGTAGTGGCGCAGGACCTGATGTGTCACGTGAAGGAGTTCAGAGAGATTTATTACCAATTGTTGAAGGTACTAATGTAATGACTAAGTATGGTCAAGTTAAAACAGATTATATATTATTTATTGCTGCAGGTGCATTTCATATGGCAAAACCATCTGATTTAATACCAGAATTACAGGGAAGATTTCCAGTAAGAGTAGAATTACAAGACTTAACAGAAGATGATTTTATTAAGATTTTGGTTGAACCAGAAAATGCAATAATAAAACAGTACAAAGCTTTACTTTTAACAGATGATGTTGAACTTGAATTTTCAGAAGATGGAATAAAAGAAATTGCCAAAATTTCTTTTGAATTAAATGAAAAAGTTGAAAATATAGGAGCTAGAAGATTATATACAGTTGTTGAAAAAGTTTTAGAAGAAGTTTCATATGAAGCTCCATCATCAACAGCATGGAAAGTAGTAGTTAATTCAGAATATGTTAAAGCAAAATTAGGAGATATAGTTAAGGATGAAAATTTAAGAGAATACGTATTGTAG
- a CDS encoding response regulator, whose protein sequence is MNSEHVDILIIEENESIINLYKKMLMNILNDEYSIKILKNNKEISNFFDNTNNFKNKISLIISESSIEGVEIIEKLGDIKSMFPRVCVYIMSNDVNIEKLKKALKYGVSDWIEKPITPDEFYEVVHKSIYRGTSFESKIRDIEKEIDNFNVENEIEYYKLENRLGKLLGENPSRYETHYLLGKLYEKKGIKTLSIKHYKASEALKN, encoded by the coding sequence ATGAATTCAGAACATGTAGATATATTAATAATAGAAGAAAATGAATCAATCATAAATTTATATAAAAAAATGTTAATGAATATATTAAATGATGAATATTCAATAAAAATATTGAAAAATAATAAGGAAATATCAAATTTTTTTGATAACACTAACAACTTTAAAAATAAAATATCTTTAATTATTTCTGAATCATCTATTGAAGGCGTTGAAATAATAGAAAAACTCGGGGACATAAAAAGTATGTTCCCGAGAGTTTGTGTATATATAATGAGTAATGATGTAAATATAGAAAAATTAAAAAAAGCTTTAAAGTATGGTGTAAGTGATTGGATTGAAAAACCTATTACTCCAGATGAATTTTATGAAGTTGTGCATAAATCTATTTATAGAGGAACATCATTTGAATCAAAAATTAGAGATATTGAAAAAGAAATTGATAATTTTAATGTAGAAAATGAAATTGAATATTATAAATTAGAAAATAGATTAGGTAAATTATTGGGAGAAAATCCATCAAGATATGAAACTCATTATTTATTAGGTAAATTATATGAAAAAAAAGGAATTAAAACATTATCTATAAAACATTATAAAGCTTCAGAAGCATTGAAAAATTGA
- a CDS encoding NAD(P)-binding protein: MKSKYIIVIGCGRLGSELAVKFSQNHSVVVIDKNEKAFSRLVNKNFTGFTMTVDTNDMDALKKAKLDKADIVYIVTPDDNLNFMLAYGIKMIKKEINKEDLRIVARVNDPMKKDLFQRAKLELFCPIENSANQIFADFKGADEL; the protein is encoded by the coding sequence ATGAAATCAAAATATATAATAGTAATTGGTTGTGGAAGGCTTGGATCTGAATTGGCAGTGAAGTTTTCACAAAATCATAGTGTCGTTGTTATAGATAAAAATGAAAAAGCTTTTTCAAGACTTGTAAATAAAAATTTTACAGGTTTTACTATGACAGTTGATACTAATGATATGGATGCATTAAAAAAAGCTAAATTAGATAAGGCAGATATAGTTTATATAGTAACACCAGATGATAACCTTAATTTTATGTTGGCCTATGGAATTAAAATGATTAAAAAGGAAATAAATAAGGAAGATTTAAGAATAGTTGCAAGAGTTAATGATCCAATGAAAAAAGATTTATTTCAAAGAGCTAAGCTAGAACTTTTTTGCCCAATTGAAAATTCTGCAAATCAAATATTTGCAGATTTTAAAGGGGCTGATGAATTATGA
- a CDS encoding TrkA C-terminal domain-containing protein yields MRKKIFYIFEGKTLAYALAKKLLLLGNSVYYVSKNPESIEILDGLKVYHSSLELIQHDPTDINWIDNFEMTKDIGAVILLSEDDAQNFVISWILRQKYDTLKILSLVNHVENKFVFDDINIINILPTLWMEKVIESTLKYEDITDFFNPYVDKLSILEMTISKNDKSCNKPLKELRPPENSIVGVIIKKNGEIMVPQGNTIIEEEDKLIVFSIKEQVQKVKDALK; encoded by the coding sequence ATGAGAAAAAAAATATTTTATATTTTTGAAGGAAAAACTCTAGCCTATGCTTTGGCAAAAAAATTATTATTATTAGGAAATAGTGTTTATTATGTTTCTAAAAATCCTGAAAGTATTGAAATATTAGATGGATTAAAAGTGTATCATTCATCACTAGAATTAATACAACATGATCCAACAGATATAAATTGGATAGATAATTTTGAAATGACTAAAGACATAGGGGCAGTTATTCTTCTTTCAGAAGATGATGCACAAAATTTTGTTATTTCTTGGATATTAAGGCAAAAATATGATACATTAAAAATATTATCGCTTGTAAATCACGTTGAAAATAAGTTTGTTTTTGATGATATAAATATAATAAATATATTGCCTACATTATGGATGGAAAAAGTGATTGAATCTACATTAAAATATGAAGATATAACAGATTTTTTCAATCCTTATGTTGATAAACTATCTATTTTAGAAATGACTATTTCTAAAAATGATAAATCATGCAATAAACCACTTAAAGAATTAAGACCACCAGAAAATAGTATAGTTGGAGTTATAATAAAGAAAAATGGTGAAATTATGGTACCACAAGGTAATACAATAATTGAAGAAGAAGATAAATTAATAGTTTTTTCTATAAAAGAACAGGTACAAAAAGTTAAAGACGCTTTAAAGTAA
- a CDS encoding TrkH family potassium uptake protein, protein MSDYKYYLKLRYKTILKNTASMLFALSLLIFLVGSISIFYGDFKTFNSFFMTTITTAGFGLILMLFSIGEKSKIINVQDAVMIIFFVWTFSIFFSSLPFVYYGMLNIHQAIFESTSGWTTTGLTMISNVEIIPKTFLLWRSIMQYIGGAGFALIMVIVAGSTGVGLYQAEGRTDNIVPNLRGSAKIITLIYVSWAILGIVLLMLISKLPFFEAFNHTLTALATGGFSTKNASVGAFNNLSMDIIIMILMIAGGTGFGVHYAFLLMTKNFYKNIKDYKSKKISKLKLKDRISSEPYLKNPEPKTMYFLLFISIILIFLFMGKSLYGVGNGLRHSAFQAISALTGTGFSTVSFLKWNPFGILVMIILMILGGMMDSTSGGLKLYRVYVIIKVIKLQILNFFKPQGTKFHVEVYKGVSKKFINESTFKDVIAVIFMYFLIFFIGVFTLLGYGYNLQDSMFEYSSALSAVGLSVGITSPTAPLGVIWIETIGMYLGRLEFFVIYYAIIKLIKDLKEFI, encoded by the coding sequence GTGTCTGATTATAAATATTATTTAAAATTAAGGTATAAAACGATATTAAAAAATACAGCTTCAATGCTATTTGCTCTTTCTTTATTAATTTTTTTAGTTGGAAGTATATCAATTTTTTATGGAGATTTTAAAACCTTTAATTCTTTTTTTATGACAACAATTACTACAGCTGGTTTTGGATTAATTTTAATGTTATTTAGTATTGGTGAAAAATCAAAAATAATAAATGTTCAAGATGCAGTTATGATAATTTTTTTTGTATGGACATTTTCAATATTTTTTTCATCTTTACCTTTTGTTTATTATGGAATGCTTAATATACATCAAGCAATATTTGAATCAACAAGTGGATGGACGACAACAGGTCTTACAATGATTTCAAATGTTGAGATTATACCAAAAACTTTTTTACTTTGGAGAAGTATAATGCAATATATTGGTGGAGCAGGTTTTGCCCTTATTATGGTAATAGTTGCGGGAAGTACAGGGGTAGGATTGTATCAAGCAGAAGGAAGAACCGATAATATAGTTCCAAACTTAAGAGGATCTGCAAAAATTATAACTTTAATTTATGTTTCATGGGCAATTTTAGGAATAGTTTTATTAATGCTTATTTCAAAATTACCATTTTTTGAAGCTTTTAATCATACATTGACAGCTTTAGCAACAGGCGGATTTTCTACTAAAAATGCAAGTGTTGGAGCATTTAATAATTTATCTATGGACATAATAATAATGATTTTAATGATAGCTGGTGGAACTGGTTTTGGGGTTCATTATGCTTTTTTATTGATGACAAAAAATTTTTATAAAAACATTAAAGATTATAAATCAAAAAAAATTTCAAAATTAAAATTAAAAGATAGAATTTCATCTGAGCCATATTTAAAAAATCCTGAACCAAAAACGATGTATTTTTTACTTTTTATATCGATAATACTGATATTTTTATTTATGGGTAAGTCTTTATATGGAGTTGGAAATGGATTAAGACATTCAGCATTTCAAGCAATATCAGCTCTTACTGGAACAGGGTTTTCAACAGTTAGCTTTTTAAAATGGAATCCATTTGGAATTTTAGTTATGATAATACTTATGATTCTTGGTGGAATGATGGATTCAACCTCAGGTGGATTAAAACTTTACAGAGTGTATGTAATTATAAAAGTAATAAAACTTCAAATATTAAATTTTTTTAAACCACAAGGTACTAAATTTCATGTTGAAGTGTATAAAGGAGTATCAAAAAAGTTCATTAATGAAAGCACATTTAAAGATGTAATAGCAGTAATATTTATGTATTTTTTGATATTTTTTATAGGAGTATTTACTCTTTTAGGATATGGATATAATTTACAAGATTCTATGTTTGAATATTCTTCTGCATTATCAGCAGTTGGATTATCAGTAGGAATAACTTCACCAACTGCACCACTTGGAGTAATATGGATAGAAACAATTGGAATGTACCTTGGAAGACTAGAATTTTTTGTAATTTATTATGCAATTATAAAATTAATAAAAGATTTAAAAGAATTTATATAA